One stretch of Oncorhynchus tshawytscha isolate Ot180627B linkage group LG21, Otsh_v2.0, whole genome shotgun sequence DNA includes these proteins:
- the LOC112220817 gene encoding protocadherin alpha-C2 isoform X11, which produces MEARISAQHWRRYVSVFLIFSAALDTAYAVTHYSIPEEMEESSVVANLAADLGLDVKTLSRRKMRLDIISNKKYLDVNKETGELYIVEKMDREYLCPAKTSCFLKMEAIIENPQRIFYIEIEIMDINDNAPHFRRDTINLDISEATQGGERFSVNNAVDPDVGSNSVKTYLLSENEHFTIEIQTGRDGSKFADLILKRVLDREQQAVHNLILTAEDGGVPARSGTASIVVRVLDTNDNAPKFDKDNYKIDIMENSPIGSLVVKLNATDLDEGTNSEILYSYSLYTSEKTQQTFHLNPNNGEITVKEMINYEDFRIYDMEVIARDKGSNSLTGQCKLTVLVTDMNDNHPEISIKSFQSPVKEDIAVDTVIAVVSVSDKDSGDNGIVDIRIADKLPFALRESSDNYYELVVSEPLDREKVPEYEITFTVTDRGSPPLSDNETMTLELLDVNDNVPQFPQSFYTIPVMENNAPGAFLSSLTAFDPDLHENQYLVYFIIEKEIVNTSMSMLFSINPENGNLYALKTFDYEIEKEFLFHIEARDSGVPPLSSNVTIHIIIVDQNDNTPIIVSPWRAHGSVVEEKIPRSTDKGSLVSKVIAIDTDSVQNSRITYQFLQVTDATLFSLDQYNGEIRTMRMFSYRDPRHQRLVVIAKDNGDPALSATVTIKLSTVETAVKAYSDMTEVPLEYDIFSDLNLYLVIGLGSVSFLLLITILVTCVLKCQKPMPSKAAPPSRNSVISERNSTIADSTLVSNDAYWYSLFLAETRKGKLVVRQPVPKAGSRYIVSSLPRSTGLTETSDSAASTLQYPK; this is translated from the exons ATGGAGGCACGCATCAGCGCACAGCACTGGAGAAGGTACGTCTCGGTCTTCCTTATTTTCTCTGCCGCCCTGGACACGGCATATGCCGTTACTCACTATTCTATTCCTGAAGAAATGGAGGAGAGCTCCGTTGTGGCTAATCTTGCAGCTGATTTAGGTTTGGATGTGAAAACATTGAGTAGACGTAAGATGCGGTTAGACATTATCTCGAATAAAAAATATCTGGATGTGAACAAAGAAACGGGGGAGCTGTACATTGTAGAGAAGATGGACAGGGAATATCTTTGCCCTGCTAAGACATCCTGTTTTCTTAAAATGGAAGCTATTATTGAAAATCCACAACGGATCTTTTACATCGAAATAGAGATAATGGACATCAATGATAACGCCCCCCATTTCCGAAGGGACACCATTAACTTGGATATTTCAGAAGCAACACAGGGTGGTGAACGATTTTCTGTTAACAATGCAGTGGATCCTGACGTTGGTTCGAACTCAGTGAAAACATACCTATTGAGCGAAAATGAGCACTTTACCATCGAAATTCAGACAGGAAGAGACGGGTCAAAATTCGCTGATTTGATACTGAAAAGGGTATTAGACCGAGAGCAGCAGGCGGTTCATAATCTAATACTCACCGCTGAAGACGGTGGAGTCCCTGCCCGCTCTGGTACAGCCAGTATAGTTGTTCGCGTTTTAGATACGAACGACAACGCCCCTAAGTTTGACAAAGACAACTACAAAATCGATATAATGGAAAACTCCCCTATTGGAAGCCTTGTTGTTAAATTGAATGCAACAGACTTAGATGAGGGCACCAATTCGGAAATATTATATTCTTATAGCCTGTATACATCAGAGAAAACACAACAAACGTTCCATTTAAACCCTAACAACGGTGAGATCACGGTAAAGGAAATGATCAATTATGAGGATTTCAGGATCTATGATATGGAAGTAATTGCAAGGGATAAGGGGTCCAATTCATTGACAGGTCAGTGTAAATTAACCGTTTTAGTTACGGATATGAATGATAATCATCCCGAAATATCAATCAAATCATTTCAAAGTCCAGTCAAGGAGGACATAGCAGTAGACACGGTGATAGCAGTAGTCAGTGTCAGCGATAAAGATTCAGGTGACAATGGGATAGTTGATATTCGTATAGCTGATAAATTACCTTTTGCGCTGAGAGAGTCTTCTGATAACTATTACGAGTTGGTAGTTTCAGAGCCTCTGGATCGTGAGAAGGTCCCTGAATATGAAATCACTTTTACGGTAACAGACAGGGGATCCCCTCCGCTATCTGACAACGAAACTATGACTTTAGAACTACTAGACGTAAACGACAACGTTCCACAGTTCCCCCAGTCGTTCTACACTATACCCGTTATGGAGAATAACGCACCTGGGGCCTTCCTAAGTTCCCTCACTGCGTTTGATCCAGACCTCCATGAAAACCAGTATCTAGTTTATTTCATCATAGAGAAGGAGATAGTGAACACCTCCATGTCCATGCTGTTCTCCATCAATCCGGAGAACGGTAATCTTTACGCACTAAAGACGTTTGACTATGAGATAGAGAAGGAGTTCCTTTTCCACATTGAGGCCAGAGACTCTGGTGTTCCTCCGCTCAGCAGTAACGTGACTATCCACATCATTATTGTGGACCAGAACGACAACACCCCGATCATAGTGTCTCCGTGGCGCGCGCACGGCTCCGTGGTGGAGGAGAAGATCCCCAGATCCACCGATAAAGGATCCCTGGTTTCCAAGGTGATAGCCATAGACACGGACTCTGTCCAGAACTCTCGGATTACATACCAGTTTCTACAGGTTACTGACGCCACCTTATTCAGTCTGGACCAATACAACGGAGAAATCCGGACTATGAGAATGTTCAGTTACAGAGATCCGCGTCATCAACGGCTGGTTGTCATCGCCAAGGACAACGGGGatcctgctctctctgctacagtTACCATAAAGCTCTCCACAGTGGAGACTGCCGTTAAAGCCTACTCTGACATGACTGAAGTGCCTCTAGAATATGACATCTTTTCCGATTTAAACCTGTATTTGGTGATCGGCCTGGGCTCAGTGTCCTTTTTGTTATTGATCACCATATTGGTCACCTGTGTGCTGAAGTGTCAGAAACCAATGCCAAGTAAAGCGGCCCCTCCCAGTAGGAACAGCGTGATCAGCGAGAGGAATTCGACTATCGCAGATTCCACCCTGGTCTCCAACGATGCCTACTGGTACAGTCTGTTTCTAGCGGAGACGAGGAAAGGAAAGCTGGTAGTCAGACAGCCTGTGCCAAAGGCAGGTTCCAGATACATCGTGTCCAGTCTACCAAGGAGCACGGGATTGACAGAGACCAGTGACTCAGCAGCCTCTACTCTGCAG TACCCTAAGTGA
- the LOC112220817 gene encoding protocadherin alpha-C2 isoform X9, whose protein sequence is METHISAQHWRRYVSVFLIFSTAMNTACAVTHYSIPEEMEEGSIVANLAADLGLDAKTLVKRKVRLDVIANKRYLEINKETGELFIAEKIDREYLCNSKNPSCFLKMDVSIEEPIRMFNIEVEIMDINDNVPHFRRDTMHLDISESTPAGERFSLNNAVDPDFGTNSVKSYHLSDEEHFSIEIQTGRDGSKFADLVLKNALDREEQAVHNLILTAVDGGVPARTGTANIIVRVLDTNDNAPQFDKESYTINVMENAPIGNLVIELNATDLDEGTNSEIIYSYSLYTSEKTQAIFSLNSNSGEIRVKEMINYEDFRIYDMEVIAMDKGPNSLSSQCKLTILVTDMNDNHPEMSIKSFQSPIKENVAIDTVIAIVSVSDKDSGENGIVDLHIADQLPFALRESSDNYYELVVSQPLDREKVPEYEITFTVTDRGSPPLSDNETMTLELLDVNDNVPQFPQSFYTIPVMENNAPGALLSSLTAFDPDLHENQYLVYFIIEKEIVNTSMSMLFSINPENGNLYALKTFDYEIEKEFLFHIEARDSGVPPLSSNVTVHIIIVDQNDNTPVIVSPWRAHGSVVEEKIPRSTDKGSLVSKVIAIDTDSVQNSRITYQFLQVTDATLFSLDQYNGEIRTMRMFSYRDPRHQRLVVIAKDNGDPALSATVTIKLSTVETAVKAYSDMTEVPLEYDIFSDLNLYLVIGLGSVSFLLLITILVTCVLKCQKPIPSKAAPPSRNSVISDRNSTIADSTLVSNDAYWYSLFLAETRKGKLVVRQPVPKAGSRYIVSSLPRSTGLTETSDSAASTLQYPK, encoded by the exons ATGGAGACGCACATCAGTGCACAGCACTGGAGAAGGTACGTCTCGGTATTTCTTATTTTTTCTACCGCCATGAACACAGCATGTGCGGTTACTCACTATTCTATACCCGAAGAAATGGAGGAAGGCTCTATTGTTGCTAATTTGGCTGCTGATTTGGGTCTCGATGCGAAAACCTTAGTTAAGCGTAAAGTACGGTTGGATGTTATCGCCAATAAGAGGTATCTGGAGATAAACAAAGAGACGGGAGAGCTATTCATCGCGGAGAAGATTGACAGAGAATACCTATGCAACAGCAAAAATCCATCTTGTTTCCTCAAAATGGATGTTTCGATTGAAGAACCAATACGAATGTTTAATATTGAAGTGGAAATAATGGACATAAATGACAACGTGCCCCATTTTCGCAGGGACACCATGCACCTGGATATATCAGAATCCACCCCGGCAGGTGAACGATTCTCGTTAAACAATGCCGTTGACCCAGATTTCGGTACAAACTCTGTAAAGTCGTATCACTTAAGTGATGAAGAGCATTTTAGTATAGAGATTCAAACCGGGAGAGACGGGTCAAAGTTTGCTGATTTGGTTCTAAAAAATGCTTTAGACCGAGAGGAGCAGGCGGTCCATAACCTAATACTCACCGCTGTAGATGGCGGAGTCCCCGCGCGCACAGGCACAGCCAACATCATTGTTCGCGTTCTAGATACGAATGACAACGCCCCTCAATTTGATAAAGAAAGCTACACCATCAATGTGATGGAAAACGCCCCAATTGGAAACCTTGTGATTGAATTGAATGCAACTGACTTAGATGAGGGAACCAATTCGGAAATAATATACTCATATAGCCTTTATACATCAGAGAAAACGCAAGCAATTTTCAGTTTGAATTCTAATAGTGGTGAAATCAGAGTCAAAGAAATGATTAATTATGAAGATTTCAGGATTTATGATATGGAAGTCATAGCAATGGACAAGGGACCCAATTCCTTGTCAAGTCAGTGTAAATTAACTATTTTAGTTACAGATATGAATGACAATCACCCAGAAATGTCCATAAAATCGTTTCAAAGTCCTATAAAGGAAAATGTAGCCATAGATACTGTGATAGCAATTGTTAGTGTCAGCGATAAAGATTCAGGTGAAAATGGTATAGTTGACCTCCATATTGCTGATCAATTGCCATTTGCACTAAGAGAGTCTTCTGATAACTATTACGAATTGGTAGTTTCACAACCTCTGGATCGTGAGAAGGTCCCTGAATATGAAATCACTTTTACGGTAACAGACAGGGGATCCCCTCCGCTATCTGACAACGAAACTATGACTTTAGAACTACTAGACGTAAACGACAACGTTCCACAGTTCCCCCAGTCGTTCTACACTATACCCGTTATGGAGAATAATGCACCTGGGGCCTTGCTAAGTTCCCTCACTGCGTTTGATCCAGACCTCCATGAAAACCAGTATCTAGTTTATTTCATCATAGAGAAGGAGATAGTGAACACCTCCATGTCCATGCTGTTCTCCATCAATCCGGAGAACGGTAATCTTTACGCACTAAAGACGTTTGACTATGAGATAGAGAAGGAGTTCCTTTTCCACATTGAGGCCAGAGACTCTGGTGTTCCTCCGCTCAGCAGTAACGTGACTGTCCACATCATTATTGTGGACCAGAACGACAACACCCCGGTCATAGTGTCTCCGTGGCGCGCGCACGGCTCCGTGGTGGAGGAGAAGATCCCCAGATCCACCGATAAAGGATCCCTGGTCTCCAAGGTGATAGCCATAGACACGGACTCGGTCCAGAACTCTCGGATTACATACCAGTTTCTACAGGTTACTGACGCTACTCTATTCAGTCTGGACCAATACAACGGAGAGATACGTACTATGAGAATGTTCAGTTACAGAGATCCGCGTCATCAACGGCTGGTTGTCATCGCCAAGGACAACGGGGatcctgctctctctgctacagtTACCATAAAGCTCTCAACAGTGGAGACTGCCGTTAAAGCCTACTCTGACATGACGGAAGTGCCTCTAGAATATGACATATTTTCAGATTTAAACCTGTATTTGGTGATCGGCCTGGGCTCAGTGTCCTTTCTGTTATTGATCACCATATTGGTCACCTGTGTGCTGAAGTGTCAGAAACCAATACCAAGTAAAGCGGCCCCTCCAAGTAGGAACAGCGTGATCAGTGACAGGAACTCAACCATCGCGGATTCCACCCTGGTCTCCAACGATGCCTACTGGTACAGTCTGTTTCTAGCGGAGACGAGGAAAGGAAAGCTGGTAGTCAGACAGCCTGTGCCAAAGGCAGGTTCCAGATACATCGTGTCCAGTCTACCAAGGAGCACGGGATTGACAGAGACCAGCGACTCCGCGGCCTCTACTCTGCAG TACCCTAAGTGA
- the LOC112220817 gene encoding protocadherin alpha-C2 isoform X7, giving the protein MAEHCIVQPCKRYVSVFLLFSATLNTMYAVTHYSIPEEMEEGSVIANLASDLGLNMNSLSKRKMRLDVIANTKYLDVNKETGELYIVERLDRESLCTTKTATSCFLKMDATIENPIRMFNIELEIMDINDNAPHFRRDTMDLDISESTPVGERFSLNNAVDPDVGSNTVKTYHLSESEHFNIEIQTGRDGAKFADLILKKALDREQQAVHNLILTAVDGGVPARSGTANIIVRVLDTNDNAPKFNTDTYNIDIMENSPIGSLVVKLNATDLDEGTNSEITYSYSLYTSEKTQGTFSLNANNGEITVKEMINYEDFRIYDMEVIATDKGANSLSSQCKLTILVTDMNDNHPEMSIKSFQSPIKENVAIDTVLAVVSVSDKDSGENGIVNIHIADQLPFALRESSDNYYELVVSQPLDREKVPEYEITFTVTDRGSPPLSDNETMTLELLDVNDNVPQFPQSFYTIPVMENNAPGALLSSLTAFDPDLHENQYLVYFIIEKEIVNTSMSMLFSINPENGNLYALKTFDYEIEKEFLFHIEARDSGVPPLSSNVTVHIIIVDQNDNTPVIVSPWRAHGSVVEEKIPRSTDKGSLVSKVIAIDTDSVQNSRITYQFLQVTDATLFSLDQYNGEIRTMRMFSYRDPRHQRLVVIAKDNGDPALSATVTIKLSTVETAVKAYSDMTEVPLEYDIFSDLNLYLVIGLGSVSFLLLITILVTCVLKCQKPKPSNAAPPSRNSVISERNSTIADSTLVSNDAYWYSLFLAETRKGKLVVRQPVPKAGSRYIVSSLPRSTGLTETSDSAASTLQYPK; this is encoded by the exons ATGGCTGAACATTGCATCGTTCAGCCCTGTAAAAGGTACGTCTCGGTCTTTCTTCTTTTCTCTGCCACCCTGAACACGATGTATGCGGTTACTCACTATTCTATTCCGGAGGAAATGGAGGAAGGCTCCGTTATTGCTAATCTGGCCTCTGATTTGGGGTTGAACATGAACAGTCTCAGTAAACGCAAGATGCGCTTGGATGTTATTGCCAACACAAAATATCTGGACGTTAACAAAGAGACTGGCGAGCTGTATATCGTCGAAAGGTTGGACAGGGAATCTCTTTGTACAACTAAGACAGCAACATCATGTTTTCTTAAAATGGATGCAACAATTGAAAATCCAATAAGGATGTTCAATATAGAATTAGAAATCATGGATATAAACGACAACGCGCCACATTTTCGACGGGACACAATGGATTTGGATATATCAGAGTCTACTCCCGTGGGTGAGCGATTCTCTCTGAACAATGCAGTGGACCCGGACGTTGGTAGCAACACTGTTAAAACCTACCACCTAAGTGAGAGTGAACATTTCAATATCGAAATACAGACCGGTAGAGATGGAGCAAAATTTGCTGATTTGATACTGAAAAAGGCTTTAGACCGAGAGCAGCAGGCGGTTCATAATCTAATACTCACCGCTGTAGATGGCGGAGTCCCCGCGCGCTCCGGAACAGCCAACATCATTGTTCGGGTTCTGGATACAAATGACAACGCCCCTAAGTTTAATACAGACACGTACAACATCGATATAATGGAAAACTCTCCAATTGGAAGTCTTGTTGTTAAATTGAATGCAACAGACTTAGATGAGGGCACAAATTCGGAAATAACATATTCATATAGTTTGTATACATCGGAGAAAACGCAAGGCACTTTCAGTTTAAACGCTAACAATGGAGAAATAACGGTAAAAGAAATGATAAATTATGAAGATTTCAGGATTTATGACATGGAAGTCATAGCAACAGATAAAGGAGCGAATTCCTTGTCAAGTCAGTGTAAATTAACAATTTTAGTTACAGATATGAATGACAATCATCCAGAAATGTCCATAAAATCGTTTCAAAGTCCTATAAAGGAAAATGTAGCCATAGACACTGTGCTAGCAGTTGTGAGTGTCAGCGATAAAGATTCAGGTGAAAATGGAATCGTCAATATTCACATTGCGGATCAATTACCTTTTGCGCTTCGAGAGTCTTCTGATAACTATTATGAGTTGGTAGTTTCACAACCTCTGGATCGTGAGAAGGTCCCAGAATATGAAATCACTTTTACCGTAACAGACAGGGGTTCCCCTCCACTATCTGACAACGAAACCATGACTTTAGAACTACTAGACGTAAACGACAACGTTCCACAGTTCCCCCAGTCGTTCTACACTATACCCGTTATGGAGAATAATGCACCTGGGGCCTTGCTAAGTTCCCTCACTGCGTTTGATCCAGACCTCCATGAAAACCAGTATCTAGTTTATTTCATCATAGAGAAGGAGATAGTGAACACCTCCATGTCCATGCTGTTCTCCATCAATCCGGAGAACGGTAATCTTTACGCACTAAAGACGTTTGACTATGAGATAGAGAAGGAGTTCCTTTTCCACATCGAGGCCAGAGACTCTGGTGTTCCTCCGCTCAGCAGTAACGTGACTGTCCACATCATTATTGTGGACCAGAACGACAACACCCCGGTCATAGTGTCTCCGTGGCGCGCGCACGGCTCCGTGGTGGAGGAGAAGATCCCCAGATCCACCGATAAAGGATCCCTGGTCTCCAAGGTGATAGCCATAGACACGGACTCGGTCCAGAACTCTCGGATTACATACCAGTTTCTACAGGTTACTGACGCCACCTTATTCAGTCTGGACCAATACAACGGAGAGATACGTACTATGAGAATGTTCAGTTACAGAGATCCGCGTCATCAACGGCTGGTTGTCATCGCCAAGGACAACGGGGatcctgctctctctgctacagtTACCATAAAGCTCTCAACAGTGGAGACTGCCGTTAAAGCCTACTCTGACATGACGGAAGTGCCTCTAGAATATGACATATTTTCAGATTTAAACCTGTATTTGGTGATCGGCCTGGGCTCAGTGTCCTTTCTGTTGTTGATCACAATATTGGTCACCTGTGTGCTGAAGTGTCAGAAACCAAAGCCCAGCAATGCGGCTCCTCCCAGTAGGAACAGCGTGATCAGCGAGAGGAATTCGACCATCGCAGATTCCACCCTGGTCTCCAACGATGCCTACTGGTACAGTCTGTTTCTAGCGGAGACGAGGAAAGGAAAGCTGGTAGTCAGACAGCCTGTGCCAAAGGCAGGTTCCAGATACATCGTGTCCAGTCTACCAAGGAGCACTGGCCTGACAGAGACCAGTGACTCAGCAGCCTCTACTCTGCAG TACCCTAAGTGA